One Defluviimonas aquaemixtae DNA window includes the following coding sequences:
- a CDS encoding type II secretion system F family protein, translating into MLTAINDLLLETMGPLGPLFAVAILGIVLVAVTLPTMLKKRADPYAKLRESSRAGSGRATTRGPTKKSLRSSKGTDKLDKFATFLEPKTEEELSSSRLKMTRAGYRGRNAVRTFHAVQFILGIVFLLIGVIYAIVASATGEVSTTVLILSVVVPGAIGYYLPKYWIERRVQARQGEIQNGFPDALDMLLVCVEAGQSLDQGIIRVSRELASGYPALAEEFEIVAQEIKAGKDKSTVLRGFSDRSGVPDVASFVTVMIQSQTFGTSIADALRVYASEMRDKRVMRAEEAANKLPTKMTLGTMMFTVPPLLMILVGPSVYDMLQLFANFSP; encoded by the coding sequence ATGCTGACAGCGATCAACGACCTCTTGCTCGAAACGATGGGCCCGCTAGGCCCGCTCTTCGCGGTGGCGATCCTCGGCATCGTCCTGGTCGCGGTCACCTTGCCCACGATGCTCAAGAAGCGGGCCGACCCCTACGCGAAACTGCGCGAATCGAGCCGTGCGGGCAGCGGCCGGGCGACCACTCGTGGGCCAACCAAGAAATCGCTGCGCAGTTCCAAAGGCACCGACAAGCTCGACAAATTCGCGACCTTCCTCGAACCCAAGACCGAAGAGGAACTGAGCTCCTCGCGGCTGAAGATGACGCGCGCGGGCTATCGCGGCCGGAACGCGGTGCGCACGTTCCACGCGGTTCAGTTCATCCTCGGCATCGTGTTCCTGCTGATCGGCGTGATCTACGCCATCGTCGCCTCGGCCACGGGCGAGGTGTCAACCACGGTTCTCATCCTTTCCGTCGTCGTCCCCGGTGCCATCGGCTACTACCTGCCGAAGTACTGGATCGAACGCCGTGTGCAGGCGCGGCAGGGCGAAATACAGAACGGTTTCCCCGACGCGCTCGACATGCTTCTGGTCTGCGTCGAGGCCGGCCAGTCGCTCGATCAGGGCATCATTCGCGTCTCGCGGGAACTCGCCAGCGGCTATCCCGCGCTCGCCGAGGAATTCGAGATCGTTGCCCAGGAGATCAAGGCCGGCAAGGACAAATCCACGGTTCTGCGCGGCTTCTCCGACCGCTCGGGCGTGCCCGACGTCGCCTCGTTCGTGACCGTGATGATCCAGTCGCAGACCTTCGGCACATCGATCGCAGACGCACTTCGGGTCTATGCGTCCGAGATGCGCGACAAGCGCGTGATGCGCGCCGAGGAGGCCGCGAACAAGCTGCCGACCAAGATGACGCTCGGCACGATGATGTTCACCGTGCCGCCCCTTCTGATGATCCTTGTGGGTCCGTCGGTTTACGATATGCTGCAACTCTTCGCGAACTTCAGCCCTTGA
- a CDS encoding type II secretion system F family protein, which yields MIISPTPIIYGLIFLAVLLLVEGIYLVVFGKSISLNSKVNRRLDLLEKGGQREQVLEQLRKEASQHLRAKGIPLYSMLATKAQKANIAFSPRALVGIMALLTVVAFLGLRIGTAASTPVQVAVAIVMGVGAVYFWIHRKAKKRMDMVEEQLPDAVELMVRSLRVGHPFSSAIQIVAKEVPDPLGTEFGMIADESAYGREVSESLKDLAERMDMQDLRFLAVAVTIQQQSGGNLAEILDGLAKVIRARFRLFRRVRAITAEAKWSGMFLSAFPLVVLAIIQILKPDYFDTVKNTAAFVPAALIVFTFLTINVIFMKMMVNIKV from the coding sequence TCGATCTCGCTCAACTCCAAGGTCAACCGCCGCCTCGACCTGCTCGAAAAGGGCGGTCAGCGCGAACAGGTGCTCGAACAGCTCCGCAAGGAAGCCAGCCAGCATCTGAGGGCGAAGGGCATTCCGCTTTACTCGATGCTCGCCACGAAGGCGCAGAAGGCCAATATCGCGTTCTCGCCCCGCGCGCTTGTGGGGATAATGGCACTTCTGACGGTCGTTGCATTCCTCGGGCTTCGGATCGGCACCGCGGCTTCGACCCCGGTGCAGGTCGCCGTGGCCATCGTGATGGGCGTCGGCGCGGTCTATTTCTGGATCCACCGCAAGGCCAAGAAGCGCATGGACATGGTGGAGGAGCAACTGCCCGACGCCGTCGAGCTCATGGTACGTTCACTCCGGGTCGGCCATCCGTTCTCCTCCGCGATCCAGATCGTCGCCAAAGAAGTGCCCGACCCCTTGGGTACCGAGTTCGGCATGATCGCCGACGAATCCGCCTACGGACGCGAAGTCTCGGAGTCGCTCAAGGATCTCGCCGAACGCATGGACATGCAGGATCTGCGCTTCCTCGCGGTCGCCGTTACGATCCAGCAGCAGTCGGGCGGCAACCTCGCCGAAATCCTCGACGGTCTGGCTAAGGTGATCCGGGCTCGATTCCGGCTGTTCCGGCGCGTTCGCGCGATCACGGCCGAAGCGAAATGGTCCGGCATGTTCCTGTCGGCCTTCCCGCTCGTCGTGCTGGCGATCATTCAGATCCTGAAGCCGGACTACTTCGACACGGTGAAGAACACGGCTGCCTTCGTACCTGCCGCACTGATCGTCTTCACCTTCCTCACGATCAACGTCATCTTCATGAAGATGATGGTCAACATCAAGGTCTGA
- a CDS encoding tetratricopeptide repeat protein encodes MRHPLLISLCIAGTTVLSACQKSSDADVKRAIESVNVIDETNLNDVMLTVADPNEAVAYFARTAEQHPDRIDIKRGLAKSLIRAKKPLEATKVWQMVVTSTEGTNEDRVSLADAYIRSNEWVKAEETLNMIPPTHETFDRYRLEAMVADANKKWQKADSFYDTAFGLTTRPSGVLNNWGYSKLTRGDYPGAEKLFGEALTYDSSNFTTKNNLVLARAAQRKYDMPIVPMTQQERAELLYTAALTAIKQGDVTIGKGLLEDAVETSPRHFEQAARALETLNRSVTNG; translated from the coding sequence ATGCGCCACCCTCTCCTGATTTCACTCTGCATCGCGGGGACGACGGTTTTGTCGGCCTGCCAGAAATCCTCCGATGCTGACGTCAAGCGCGCGATCGAGAGCGTGAACGTCATCGACGAGACCAACCTGAACGACGTAATGTTGACTGTCGCCGACCCCAACGAAGCGGTCGCGTATTTCGCGCGGACCGCCGAACAGCATCCCGACCGCATCGACATCAAGCGCGGGCTCGCCAAGTCTCTCATTCGCGCCAAGAAGCCGCTCGAGGCCACCAAGGTCTGGCAGATGGTGGTCACGAGCACTGAAGGCACGAACGAGGACCGCGTGTCGCTTGCGGACGCCTATATCCGCTCGAACGAATGGGTGAAGGCCGAAGAGACTCTCAACATGATCCCGCCAACGCATGAAACCTTCGACCGCTATCGGCTCGAGGCGATGGTAGCCGACGCGAACAAGAAGTGGCAAAAGGCCGACAGCTTCTACGACACCGCATTCGGCCTGACCACGAGGCCGTCTGGCGTCCTGAACAACTGGGGCTATTCCAAGCTGACGCGTGGCGACTACCCAGGGGCGGAGAAACTCTTCGGCGAAGCGCTGACCTACGACAGTTCGAACTTCACGACGAAGAACAACCTCGTCCTCGCCCGTGCGGCGCAGCGCAAATATGACATGCCGATCGTGCCAATGACCCAGCAGGAACGGGCCGAGCTGCTCTACACGGCCGCGCTAACCGCGATCAAGCAGGGCGACGTGACAATCGGCAAGGGCCTTCTCGAAGACGCGGTGGAAACCAGCCCGCGCCACTTCGAACAGGCGGCCCGCGCGCTTGAGACATTGAACCGCAGCGTGACGAACGGCTGA
- a CDS encoding tetratricopeptide repeat protein, with amino-acid sequence MIVRPAGLLAAIGLLTACQQTGGFPSNGPSPFAPSGPVRGAEAVDGLIVGHRLMAAGEYELALRAYLRGAAEHGMTVDVLSAIGSANLKLGRLGQAERILRRAVEVDETFVPAWNNLGVVLMERGQIGEASRVFRTAFALDSGQSDAIRENLRLALAKLEKPSYDVPNEQKFELVRRGHGQFLLLTTP; translated from the coding sequence ATGATCGTCAGACCCGCGGGACTACTGGCCGCGATCGGCCTTCTGACCGCCTGTCAGCAGACAGGCGGTTTTCCGTCGAACGGGCCCTCGCCCTTCGCGCCGAGCGGGCCGGTCCGCGGTGCGGAGGCGGTCGACGGGCTGATCGTCGGCCACCGACTGATGGCGGCAGGCGAATACGAGCTGGCGCTCAGGGCCTATCTGCGCGGCGCGGCCGAACATGGCATGACCGTCGATGTCCTCTCCGCGATCGGCTCGGCCAATCTCAAGCTCGGCCGGCTGGGACAGGCTGAGCGTATCCTGCGCCGCGCGGTCGAGGTCGACGAGACATTCGTGCCCGCCTGGAACAACCTAGGCGTCGTCCTGATGGAGCGCGGCCAGATCGGAGAGGCGAGCAGGGTGTTCCGCACGGCCTTCGCGCTCGATAGTGGCCAATCGGACGCCATCCGCGAAAATCTGCGCCTCGCGCTCGCCAAGCTTGAAAAACCTTCCTATGATGTTCCTAATGAACAAAAATTCGAGTTGGTGAGACGCGGACACGGGCAATTTCTGCTCCTCACCACACCTTGA